A region of Prochlorococcus marinus subsp. pastoris str. CCMP1986 DNA encodes the following proteins:
- the bchL gene encoding ferredoxin:protochlorophyllide reductase (ATP-dependent) iron-sulfur ATP-binding protein, giving the protein MTSTINKPLDGEGSVQVKQDPKVNIEEGALVIAVYGKGGIGKSTTSSNLSAAFSKLGKKVLQIGCDPKHDSTFTLTHKMVPTVIDILEEVDFHSEELRPTDFMFEGFNGVMCVESGGPPAGTGCGGYVTGQTVKLLKEHHLLEDTDVVIFDVLGDVVCGGFAAPLQHANYCLIVTANDFDSIFAMNRIVSAIQAKAKNYKVRLGGVVANRSKDTDQIDKFNNRTGLKTMAHFKDVDAIRRSRLKKCTIFEMEPTEDVVEVQNEYLSLAKNMLDNVEPLEGTPLKDREIFDLLGFD; this is encoded by the coding sequence ATGACAAGTACAATAAATAAGCCTCTTGATGGAGAAGGTAGTGTTCAAGTCAAGCAAGATCCAAAAGTAAATATTGAAGAAGGAGCATTAGTAATTGCTGTTTATGGTAAGGGGGGTATAGGCAAATCAACAACGTCTTCTAATCTTTCAGCAGCATTCTCAAAATTGGGTAAAAAAGTTTTACAAATAGGGTGTGATCCAAAGCACGATAGTACTTTTACTCTTACTCACAAGATGGTTCCTACTGTTATTGATATTCTGGAGGAAGTGGACTTTCATAGTGAGGAATTAAGGCCAACTGACTTTATGTTTGAGGGGTTTAATGGTGTAATGTGCGTCGAGAGTGGAGGTCCTCCAGCTGGTACAGGTTGTGGCGGATATGTAACAGGCCAAACAGTAAAGCTCTTAAAAGAGCATCATTTACTAGAAGACACCGATGTAGTTATTTTCGATGTCTTGGGAGACGTCGTTTGTGGAGGTTTTGCCGCTCCCTTACAACACGCTAATTACTGCCTAATTGTAACGGCTAATGACTTTGATTCAATATTTGCAATGAATAGAATTGTTTCTGCAATTCAAGCAAAAGCAAAAAATTATAAAGTTCGATTAGGTGGAGTAGTAGCAAATAGATCCAAAGATACCGATCAAATTGATAAGTTCAATAATAGAACTGGTTTAAAAACCATGGCTCACTTTAAAGATGTAGATGCCATTAGAAGATCAAGGCTTAAAAAGTGTACGATTTTTGAAATGGAACCAACTGAAGATGTGGTTGAGGTGCAAAATGAATATTTATCTCTCGCTAAAAATATGTTAGACAATGTGGAACCACTTGAGGGTACTCCACTAAAAGATAGAGAAATTTTTGATTTATTAGGATTTGATTAA
- a CDS encoding ferredoxin:protochlorophyllide reductase (ATP-dependent) subunit B, whose translation MELTLWTYEGPPHVGAMRVASSMKDIHYVLHAPQGDTYADLLFTMIERRGQRPPVTYTTFQARDLGGDTAELVKRNITEAVERFKPKTLLVGESCTAELIQDQPGALAKGMGFDIPIVNLELPAYSKKENWGASETFYQIIRTLLKDKANEIDKINPQRWKSLGRRPKVNILGPTLLGFRCRDDVIEIQRILSEQGIDTNVVAPLGSSPDDITRLTDADINICLYHEIAETSCEWLKRNCGMEYTTTIPIGIKNTINFINEVHEKLDLPLTNQKELEHKSKLPWYSKSVDSNYLTGKRVFVFGDGTHAIAAAKIAKDELGFEVVGLGTYSREMARQVRAAAKELNIEALITNSYLEVEDAMKKASPELVLGTQMERHSAKRLGIPCSVISTPMHVQDVPARYSPQMGWEGANVIFDDWVHPLMMGLEEHLIDMFKHDFEFVDGHQSHLGHTATKGLDNKVDEHAQSNINVQKKGNIIWTDSGRAELTKVPFFVRGKVKSNTEKYALSKGLPEINDETLYDAKAYFG comes from the coding sequence ATGGAATTAACTCTTTGGACATATGAAGGCCCTCCTCATGTAGGTGCAATGAGAGTTGCATCATCAATGAAAGATATTCATTATGTTCTCCATGCTCCTCAAGGAGATACTTATGCAGATCTTCTTTTCACAATGATTGAACGAAGAGGTCAAAGACCACCAGTAACTTATACAACATTTCAGGCTAGAGACTTAGGAGGAGATACAGCAGAACTAGTTAAAAGGAATATTACTGAAGCAGTTGAAAGATTTAAACCAAAAACTCTTTTAGTAGGTGAAAGTTGCACTGCTGAATTAATACAAGATCAGCCAGGAGCACTTGCAAAAGGTATGGGTTTTGATATCCCAATAGTGAACCTTGAACTTCCAGCCTATAGCAAAAAAGAAAACTGGGGTGCCTCAGAAACCTTTTATCAAATAATTAGAACTCTTTTAAAAGATAAGGCAAACGAAATTGACAAGATTAATCCTCAAAGATGGAAATCTTTAGGTCGAAGACCTAAAGTAAATATATTAGGTCCTACATTATTAGGATTTAGATGCAGAGATGATGTTATCGAGATTCAACGTATCCTTTCAGAGCAAGGTATTGATACTAATGTGGTTGCACCACTTGGATCAAGTCCAGATGATATTACAAGATTAACTGATGCTGATATTAATATTTGTCTGTATCACGAGATTGCTGAGACTTCTTGTGAATGGCTTAAGCGTAATTGCGGAATGGAATATACAACTACCATCCCAATTGGTATAAAAAATACAATTAATTTTATTAACGAAGTTCATGAAAAACTTGACCTTCCGTTAACGAATCAAAAGGAACTAGAGCACAAGTCAAAACTTCCATGGTACTCAAAGTCAGTTGATTCAAATTACTTGACTGGGAAAAGAGTTTTTGTATTTGGTGACGGTACTCATGCTATTGCAGCTGCCAAAATTGCTAAAGATGAATTAGGTTTTGAGGTGGTTGGATTGGGAACTTATAGTAGAGAAATGGCAAGGCAAGTAAGAGCTGCAGCTAAGGAATTAAATATAGAAGCACTAATTACCAATAGTTACTTAGAAGTAGAAGATGCCATGAAAAAAGCATCTCCCGAATTAGTTTTAGGGACCCAAATGGAAAGGCACAGCGCAAAAAGACTTGGTATCCCATGCTCAGTAATTAGTACTCCAATGCATGTTCAAGATGTTCCTGCAAGATACAGCCCTCAAATGGGATGGGAAGGCGCAAATGTAATTTTTGACGACTGGGTTCATCCTCTTATGATGGGTCTTGAAGAACATCTTATTGATATGTTCAAACATGACTTTGAATTTGTTGATGGCCATCAAAGTCATCTTGGCCATACTGCTACAAAAGGTCTTGATAATAAAGTAGATGAGCATGCCCAAAGTAATATAAATGTTCAAAAAAAGGGGAATATAATTTGGACAGACTCTGGAAGAGCAGAACTTACAAAAGTTCCATTTTTTGTAAGAGGTAAAGTTAAATCAAATACCGAGAAATACGCTCTATCCAAAGGTCTCCCTGAAATTAACGACGAGACCCTTTACGACGCGAAGGCTTATTTCGGTTAA
- a CDS encoding ferredoxin:protochlorophyllide reductase (ATP-dependent) subunit N: MSKVDLNKETGPREVFCGLTSIVWLHRRMPDAFFLVVGSRTCAHLIQSAAGVMIFAEPRFGTAILEEKDLAGLADAHEELDRVVNDLISRRPEIKTLFLVGSCPSEVIKLDLATVAEKLNSRFLGQVRFVNYSGSGIETTFTQGEDGALKALVPLMESTDDEKLLLVGTLANNVEDRFKKIFNNIGITNVESFPPRQSTELPKIGKNTKVLLAQPYLSDTVRDLKHRGCGIIQAPFPLGVEGSTKWVLAAAAAFKIHELKVHEVIAPLANRARQAIEKHKEILRGKKLFLLPESQLEISLARFLHNECEMELIEVGTPYLNRDLMEEELNLLPDDTKIVEGQHVEKQLDRVRASNPDLVVCGMGLANPLEAEGISTKWSIEMVFSPIHGIDQAADLAGLFSRPLTRNQILTSKSLATH, encoded by the coding sequence ATGAGTAAAGTAGATCTTAATAAAGAGACTGGTCCTAGAGAAGTCTTTTGTGGCCTTACTTCAATAGTTTGGTTACACAGACGGATGCCAGATGCATTTTTTCTGGTTGTGGGGTCGAGAACATGCGCACATTTAATTCAAAGTGCTGCGGGGGTTATGATTTTTGCTGAGCCAAGATTTGGGACAGCTATTCTTGAAGAGAAAGATCTAGCAGGTCTTGCCGATGCTCATGAAGAACTCGACAGAGTAGTCAATGATCTTATTTCTAGAAGGCCTGAAATAAAGACCCTCTTCCTTGTTGGTTCTTGTCCTAGCGAAGTGATTAAACTTGATCTCGCCACCGTTGCAGAAAAATTAAACTCCCGATTTTTGGGTCAAGTAAGGTTCGTTAACTATTCTGGCAGCGGGATCGAAACCACCTTTACCCAAGGCGAAGATGGAGCATTGAAAGCTCTTGTTCCATTAATGGAATCTACAGATGATGAGAAATTATTATTAGTTGGGACATTAGCTAATAATGTGGAAGATAGATTTAAGAAGATATTCAATAATATTGGAATAACAAATGTTGAAAGTTTTCCTCCTAGGCAATCAACTGAATTACCAAAGATTGGAAAGAATACAAAGGTCCTGTTAGCTCAACCATATTTGAGTGATACGGTCAGAGACCTAAAGCATCGTGGTTGTGGAATAATTCAGGCTCCATTTCCACTAGGTGTAGAGGGAAGCACAAAATGGGTTTTAGCTGCTGCAGCTGCCTTTAAAATTCATGAACTAAAAGTTCATGAAGTAATTGCTCCTTTAGCTAATAGAGCTAGGCAGGCAATAGAAAAACACAAAGAAATATTAAGAGGAAAAAAATTATTTCTTTTACCTGAATCACAGCTTGAAATTTCATTAGCAAGATTTTTACATAACGAATGTGAAATGGAACTCATTGAAGTTGGAACACCTTATTTAAATAGAGATTTAATGGAAGAGGAGCTTAATTTATTACCGGATGATACAAAAATTGTTGAAGGTCAGCATGTAGAAAAACAGCTTGATCGCGTAAGAGCTTCCAACCCTGACTTAGTAGTTTGCGGAATGGGTTTAGCAAATCCTTTGGAGGCAGAGGGGATTAGTACTAAATGGTCTATAGAAATGGTGTTTAGTCCCATACATGGAATTGATCAGGCGGCAGACTTGGCTGGGCTCTTTTCAAGGCCTTTAACAAGGAATCAAATACTCACCTCCAAATCATTAGCAACACATTAA
- a CDS encoding BMC domain-containing protein yields the protein MEPTSSLNRGDRKKGSSLVTGSEVQSQSNGASCFITTDSEKSLVSRQASQVEQIELRTYVFLDSLQPQLAAYMGTVSRGFLPIPGDSCLWMEVSPGMAVHRVTDIALKASNVRLGQMIVERAFGSLALYHKDQSTVLHSGDVVLDAIGSEVRKRTKPSTSWTEVICAITPDHAVLINRQNRSGSMIQSGMSMFILETEPAGYVLKAANEAEKSANITIIDVKAVGAFGRLTLAGKEGDVEEAAAAAIRAIDQISNY from the coding sequence ATGGAACCAACTTCTAGCTTAAATAGAGGAGATCGAAAAAAAGGAAGTTCTCTTGTTACTGGATCTGAAGTTCAATCTCAGTCCAATGGAGCTAGCTGTTTTATAACAACTGACTCTGAAAAGTCATTAGTTTCAAGACAAGCAAGTCAAGTTGAGCAAATAGAATTAAGGACATATGTTTTTTTAGATTCTTTACAACCTCAGTTAGCTGCATATATGGGGACTGTGAGTAGAGGTTTTTTACCAATTCCAGGTGATTCTTGCTTATGGATGGAAGTTTCTCCCGGAATGGCAGTTCATAGGGTTACTGATATAGCTTTAAAGGCAAGTAATGTAAGGCTAGGTCAGATGATTGTGGAAAGAGCCTTTGGCTCTTTAGCTCTTTACCATAAGGATCAAAGTACAGTTTTGCATTCAGGAGATGTGGTTTTAGATGCTATTGGGAGTGAAGTGAGGAAAAGAACCAAGCCATCAACAAGTTGGACAGAAGTTATTTGTGCAATTACTCCAGATCATGCAGTTTTAATCAATAGGCAAAACAGAAGTGGATCTATGATTCAATCTGGAATGAGCATGTTTATTTTGGAGACCGAACCAGCCGGATATGTACTTAAGGCAGCTAATGAAGCTGAAAAATCCGCTAATATAACCATCATTGATGTAAAAGCCGTTGGAGCTTTTGGAAGACTCACTCTTGCAGGGAAAGAGGGAGATGTTGAAGAGGCCGCAGCAGCTGCAATAAGAGCAATTGATCAAATATCAAATTATTAA
- a CDS encoding non-canonical purine NTP pyrophosphatase, with translation MNSSSVLTIASGNQKKVSEILEMLDVLSLKVKKQPEHLNVEETGKTYFDNAFLKAKAASLETKTWALADDSGLEVDYLDGRPGIYSARYAKNNDDKLIKLIRELSDIPYRSAKFISCMVLCDPEGKLVKDATGICWGEILKEPKYPNGEFESIFWVKEANCVYGELSHSQLSKLGSRGKAAKNIAPFLKREFGID, from the coding sequence TTGAATTCTTCTTCTGTTCTTACTATTGCAAGCGGAAATCAAAAGAAGGTATCTGAAATATTAGAGATGTTAGATGTTCTATCTTTAAAAGTAAAAAAACAACCCGAACATTTAAATGTAGAAGAGACAGGCAAAACCTATTTTGACAACGCTTTTTTAAAAGCAAAAGCAGCTTCTTTAGAGACTAAGACTTGGGCCTTAGCTGATGACTCAGGGCTTGAGGTTGATTATTTAGATGGAAGACCGGGTATATATTCTGCAAGATATGCCAAAAATAACGATGATAAGCTTATTAAGTTAATAAGAGAGCTCAGTGATATCCCTTACAGAAGCGCAAAATTCATTAGTTGCATGGTTCTATGTGATCCAGAAGGGAAGTTAGTAAAAGATGCAACGGGTATTTGCTGGGGGGAAATTCTTAAAGAACCAAAATATCCTAACGGAGAGTTTGAATCTATTTTTTGGGTTAAGGAGGCTAATTGTGTATATGGAGAATTAAGTCATTCTCAATTGAGTAAACTTGGGAGTAGAGGTAAAGCCGCAAAAAATATTGCTCCTTTTTTAAAAAGAGAATTTGGAATAGATTAA